In the genome of Passer domesticus isolate bPasDom1 chromosome 2, bPasDom1.hap1, whole genome shotgun sequence, the window gggacattgtggtcggaagtcctgcaaggatgtgttgcagttctgaacttggtggcctgtggtggtctCTGGCCTCTGGTGCAGTGGTTTTTGTATCGTGGCACGCCACTGCTCCGTGCTGGactgcacgtttcccggcagatggcacgaaaaaccctgtgctgggtaaaggctgttagtattgtgacagaaacctctgcatccactgtttcttggcaatggccttctgcgggtcctaggacatccccttttaaaatgacctctctgaccaCACGAATGGCACGAGTCCCTTGGAATTTGTTGGTTCTCAATTGCACCTTTGAATGCTATTAAAGCTTCTgctagggtttgtgtttgcctttctactgctttttcctgctgctttagggtgttttcttgagctgttgtgatggcactggccaatacttctgcctgcatggctgctgcatgctcaggggtgctcaggcggttgcaagcatctactagctgtgtcagggtgggctcaggatcctgtggtaatgtacgtaatgcctttttacaggttgggtttgcattagaaattgcaagccgttttaataactcttgtctggctcggtctattggaatctgcttttctaatgccatttttaaacggtccaaaaacttaatataaggctcatctatgccctgttttatttctgtgaaatctagttctggcttgttgccatcagggacctgtaacaaagctgtttttgctgcttctttgacatCCTGCAATACTTGTCTACTAAGAGTTCGGGCTTGtatttgaggatctgtatgagctccttcacctgagagctgatctatagtcaaatttgcagtagctggagttcctgcataacctcttaaaaggtcgtttaacaaacgtttccatgctagttcccacagagaaaattctgttggagatagcagggatgtgcaaagctgttttagatcatgtggagtgaatatgtttgctgtgaaggtggcctgtaataggcttctgaaataggcagaatctctaccatacagacgagaggctttgcaaatctcttttaactcagcaaagttAATTTGTTGCCATGTTTCCCTGGGTCCCGGACCTGCAgtgtatttcacaggaaaaaccttcaatttcgatgcaatttcccactctccttcctgaactgcatcctttcttatcctctgccaggtatctgtgactccctgtgtgttaaactcttccttagattgtttgaaattacattgtggagcataggaatagtttgttttttgttccggTAAGTTATCggacatgggcgccgccatttTGGACAGGGTCAGTTCCGGCGCATcacttccggttcccacgctcggcagAGAGGGGGTGTgctgtcccgggctgtgggcggggagcaggggcagggacaccgaccGGGCACCGCCTACAAAAGGGGTGCGTCCCTGCTCCGATggacaggagctcagggagcagccacccagggactcctGGGAGTCCGACGAGGATggcgagccacgcccacgaaggacagagctgggctcggggctaTAATGGCGATTGCCACGTGCTCTATTGTTCTCAGACTGGATTCTATCGGCTcggctttttccagttttactgtcaaaattcaccgattttgaacgccaaagcaaggttttgagaggagatatagaggactttgctctggtagggtttttggaagacgggttttgcagacaagcctggccagggctggtctgctccccccTGTCTCGGGATGGGGTCGGTGAGGCAGGCGggggggcagctggcctggctgcctcccGGCCTCTCCACCGGGGTTTCTCGGCTGGGATAAAGGAAGGTTtttgggtcccctcagaacttcgctttctcctgtcttctctgtcctgcctgcattctgctctctccctggtctttgcttgcttttcattttccattattacaaatttcaataccgtcctgaatattggacgcagctttaagttggacttcttgttcttttctgtgttatataatttcagtccaactgaatcccagaagtctggatcgagtttctgagacatgtctgagtttgggaattcttttaagacccattttacaagctttttaagctgttttttgtcaaactgaatatcttggatttccaacttatagttaaaatacgaaaaaaattcctgctcagctactgACAACCGATTCCCCATGGTGAAACTCACCGAGTCTTCTGGTCGTCCTTCTTGGTATAGACTTTTTCCCGGGTCCTGGGTGCAACAGTTTCAGCTTAGCCGATTCACAGTATCCTCTGAGGGTGTGCCGTTTGCTCCCGTCCCGTCTGAATTATAGCCTCTTCTTCACCGGTATGAGGCTTCGATTTGGGATTCCCTCTAAACCCCAAATttcttcttctgagttttcttttttaacgcgacaaaaaactcaggtgcaggcctgcttccccaaaaacgcaaataccaaggaaaattgtcctattttgattgaggtaatcaaaaattcctagaccatcttcctcaatatgagaaattctgttCGGGCGCCacgtattaagttttgtttcgtcgggccagggttttatgagcctttaaaagaaaacttaatacacacaaaggatagctcagctattacctttggaggcaaataatgagcaggatggcttctgctgcagtgttggaaaccaaactgtttaataaaaggaaaaacaataaacagaaaatccgatccaggtacagaggtctgctcctggtaaaacaccttcacaaaagcctcgcagtttttttgtcttctctttttctacctgatggcccaggcgggatcttttggctctcatccaattaggtgaccctaaggttttagtgaagtctctggggtcctataaggtggcttttcacctgatcgttgggagaaacttctgggctttcttccttttttgggggacaaag includes:
- the LOC135294964 gene encoding uncharacterized protein LOC135294964 translates to MGNRLSVAEQEFFSYFNYKLEIQDIQFDKKQLKKLVKWVLKEFPNSDMSQKLDPDFWDSVGLKLYNTEKNKKSNLKLRPIFRTVLKFVIMENEKQAKTRERAECRQDREDRRKRSSEGTQKPSFIPAEKPRWRGREAARPAAPPPASPTPSRDRGEQTSPGQACLQNPSSKNPTRAKSSISPLKTLLWRSKSVNFDSKTGKSRADRIQSENNRARGNRHYSPEPSSVLRGRGSPSSSDSQESLGGCSLSSCPSEQGRTPFVGGARSVSLPLLPAHSPGQHTPSLPSVGTGSDAPELTLSKMAAPMSDNLPEQKTNYSYAPQCNFKQSKEEFNTQGVTDTWQRIRKDAVQEGEWEIASKLKVFPVKYTAGPGPRETWQQINFAELKEICKASRLYGRDSAYFRSLLQATFTANIFTPHDLKQLCTSLLSPTEFSLWELAWKRLLNDLLRGYAGTPATANLTIDQLSGEGAHTDPQIQARTLSRQVLQDVKEAAKTALLQVPDGNKPELDFTEIKQGIDEPYIKFLDRLKMALEKQIPIDRARQELLKRLAISNANPTCKKALRTLPQDPEPTLTQLVDACNRLSTPEHAAAMQAEVLASAITTAQENTLKQQEKAVERQTQTLAEALIAFKGAIENQQIPRDSCHSCGQRGHFKRGCPRTRRRPLPRNSGCRGFCHNTNSLYPAQGFSCHLPGNVQSSTEQWRATIQKPLHQRPETTTGHQVQNCNTSLQDFRPQCPQSHRTTQLSSLGPGTSAAGGLSSPVS